The genomic DNA CCCCTCCCCTGCGCCGCTGGCTCTGCGAGGAGATGGGGCTTGTGGACTTCTACGAGCGAGGGGGCTCCAGCGATGGCATGTTTGGAGGTCCTGAGTGCTCCGCCCACGCCGGTCACCACATCTCGGACGACGTCCACTACGTGGAGGTGGTGGATGTAAGGAGCGGCGCCCCTCTCCCCCCTGGCCGCCGTGGCCTCGTGGTGGTCACCAACCTCACCCTAGGACGCAGCCTATACGTGCGCTTCCAGACGGGTGACGTCGGTGAGCTGAAGGAAGGCCCCTGCCCTTGCGGGCGTACCATGCCTGTCCTGGAACTTTATGGACGCCTTAGCGATTGCCTCGTCCTGGACAGCACCATCATCACCCCCTACGATGTGCGCTGCCTCACCGATGCCTGGGCCTCTCTCCGCTGGGCGGCGGTCTCCCTGTCCTGGGACGGTGAGGCCGTATCTGTGCGCCTAGAGGGGGCAGATGCCAAGGCGGAGGAGCTGGCAGAAGCCCAAGACGCTCTGGAGGCTGCCCTGGGCCTAAAGGTGAGGCTCTCGGCCGTCCCCGCCGGGGTCCAGGGCTGGAAGGGCCAGAGGATGCGGGCTGTGGGGGGGTAGGTATGGGCAAGGCTGCTGGCCTCTTGCCTTCCTGGTACTGGCCCGAAGGGGTGCAGAGGTACGTCTCGGCGCCGCCCATCGCCCTGGACGAGCTGTGCGTGGGCCGGTGGGCCAGGCGCTATGGGGGGAATGTCGCCTTACAGGGGCAGCAAGGCCAGCTCACCTTCCGCGAGCTGAACGAACGGGTGGGACGCATCGCGGGGGCCATACTCGCCCGCTGGGGGGATGCGCCGCGGCTTGCCCTCTACGCCGGGGAGCCCCTCCTTTGGGCCACGGCCTTCTTCGCTGGCGCCCGCCTGGGCTGCCAGCTTCTCCTACTGGACACGGACCTCCCTCTGGACGCCCAGGGATGGGCCCTGGAGTCCTTCCGCCCCACTGCCGTCCTGGACGATGTGGCTGTCCACAACCTCCAGGAGGCCCAGGGCCCGACGCCCGCTGGGCGGCGGCCGGATGCCTCTGCTCCTGTCATCGCCCTGCCCGAGGGGAAGGCCCTCGTCTATCATTCCCATGTCTCCCTGGCCAGTGGGGCCATGGCCCTGGCCGCTTTTCTGCAGCTGGACCCTCAGGAGAAGGTGGTGGCCGTGTCCCCCTGGGGGCGGTGGGAAGGCCTTCTGACCCTCCTGGCCCATCTCCAGGGCGGGGGTACTGCCCTGGCCTCCCCTTCTTCATGGGAGGCGCTGTCCGAAGCGGTGGCCCACCACCGGCCCAAGGCCCTCTGGGTCCCTGCGTCCCTAGGATGGCATGTCTTGGAGGAGAAATCCCTTAGGGAGGCGGTGCGGCGGGCCCGTCCGTGGCTGCTAATGGGGGTGGAGGGCCCCGTGGCCAAGGCCCAGAGGCGGCGCTGGCGGCGTCTGTTGGGAACGCATGTCCTCACCGCTTATGGCTTCGCCGCCACTGGTGTCATCGCCGCTTCCCACCCCTCCTGGTACCTGGATGAGGCGGTGGGCATCCCCATGACGGGGGTGGACCTCATCCCCATCGACCCCGCCTCCAGGGCGCCTGTGGAGGCGCCATGGGAAGTCCTGACCTACGCCGGCATAGGGGTGCGGACGCGGGCCTTGGCCCCACGCATCGAGGGCGAAGGGCCATATTACGGCCTCATCGCCCCCGACCTGTTCTATACTGGACGCCAGGGGTGGATGGACCCTAACGGCATGCTCTATCTCCTGGACGGGAGGTGAGGACACGGCCTACACCCCTTGCAGCCCTGAGGATTTCGCCAGGGATGTCCTGGGGTCGCCAGTGCCGGTGGTGCTGGCCTTCGGTATCCCCCAGTGCCCTGGCTGTCGGGTGCTGGACACCTCCCTGGACGTCCTGGAGGCGCATTTCCAGGGGAAGCTTCGGGTCGTCCGCCTCCTGGCCACCCATCCCCAGACCATGGAGATCCGCCGACGCCACCTCTGGCCTAAGGGCGTGTCCTTCAGTGTGAACCTTGTGCCAGTGGTCATGGTGGTGGTAGGAGGAGAGGTAGTGGCCACCTTATACGGCCCGCGGCCAGCGGCGGAGCTGGCCCGCGTCCTTGGGCCCTATCTGCCTGCGGGGTGGTCCCCTCTGTCCACGACGGCGGTGGAGGTGTCGCTCCTGGAGGACGGCTCCCCTTTGGGGCCGCCCTTGGTCCTGGAGCT from Dehalococcoidia bacterium includes the following:
- a CDS encoding class I adenylate-forming enzyme family protein, translating into MGKAAGLLPSWYWPEGVQRYVSAPPIALDELCVGRWARRYGGNVALQGQQGQLTFRELNERVGRIAGAILARWGDAPRLALYAGEPLLWATAFFAGARLGCQLLLLDTDLPLDAQGWALESFRPTAVLDDVAVHNLQEAQGPTPAGRRPDASAPVIALPEGKALVYHSHVSLASGAMALAAFLQLDPQEKVVAVSPWGRWEGLLTLLAHLQGGGTALASPSSWEALSEAVAHHRPKALWVPASLGWHVLEEKSLREAVRRARPWLLMGVEGPVAKAQRRRWRRLLGTHVLTAYGFAATGVIAASHPSWYLDEAVGIPMTGVDLIPIDPASRAPVEAPWEVLTYAGIGVRTRALAPRIEGEGPYYGLIAPDLFYTGRQGWMDPNGMLYLLDGR